The Silene latifolia isolate original U9 population chromosome X, ASM4854445v1, whole genome shotgun sequence genome contains the following window.
tacatgtgcatttttagtatttgatgtttttttgacatatttagtgtttttttatttaatttaaagaaattaaattatttattcttctcttctttattacacttttttaccaaccactttcttatagatttacttggttcattccggatccttaattctatttcggtttttaaaaatcgttttaatcttttctctcgatttaaattttaagtttttataaaagaaatccggaattcgattttaaaacccctaagtttaccttgactttccattacattttcgttcttcctttttgtttttcagttTCCCtttttctattcgcattttgaggcgtgcgttcacccatggatggTTCGAAAGGAtaattcatgtcagccgaccccaaatcattttgggattaaggctctgatgttgttgtggttgttgttgttgtttttgttgtgagGTGGACATAGTTAGTTGAGTGCTGCATGGTGTCTTATGGGGTCTTCAGCCAATATGTTATTAGACAAACTATATTCTATATTTCTAAATTGCCTAATCTGATAATTTATACTTTAAATGTCCTTAATAATTTATACTTGGAGTCTGGCCCCACCCACCACCATACATAATTGGCAAACAAACCTGAAGAGTGTGGGATTGATTTCACAGCATGGAGTTAAGCTAACAATCTGTGTTACTTTTCGAGTGTTAGCCTTGAATTACTTTCCCATAGAATTTTCAATTTCCAGTCTGTAAAGGGTGTAAGTCACGAGGGTAGATTGATGCTACCAAGTTTGAGACCCATGTCATGGAAACAATCTTTGTATGACTTAACCTAAACCTAATAGTTAAGCGATTTGGTCACCGACCTGTTATTTGAcatatgagtgtaagatatttttCGTGGAATTTGACTTTGTGATTGCTCTTGTGTGGGCTTCTTACAATTTGCACTTCCATGTCAACTGATCCTGAATAACCTGATATATGTCGCAGGCACATCCATATTTCTCTCAAGTGAGAGCTGCGGAGAGTAGCCGAATGCGGACACAATAGTGGATCAGTCGTATGCCCTTGAGCGCAGGGTTATTGTAACTTAATGGTGGATTGGTGGATGCCACTTCGGGCCATCATATAGATGTGATGTGATTTAGCACACAGATTCTTGAAAATTGTATCCTATCAACACCGAACTCTTGTCATTGCAGTTGCATCCACCTGTAATTGCTTTTCACTGGATCCATTGTACTTGAGGATAAGTGATTATTAGAGTGTTGCTTGAAAATACCTAATGTTTTGCCACCTAATGTCATGCATGAACAAAAATCAATTAACTCTACAAATTTATAGGCTAGTGGGCTGAGGTTGGACCAATTTTTAATGTGTGCGTTTTTGTCGGGTTGGAGCTGGCCTGAACTGGCCAAATGGCCACACTGTAAAATGTTGATCAGAAGTTCAAAACTGTTGAGGTGACAGAGTGAGTGCCAGTATGCTTTAGATGCGACTGTAAGGCTGGCATGAAGCCGTTGGATATTGGAACTAAAACTAATATGAAGTAATGGAATTGTATCGGTCAAACAACATTTAATTTGATTTCTTCTCTTAAAAATAAGCCCAGGGTGTATAACTTGATTTGATTTCTCTGTGCATGAGTGCATCAATATGCTTATAAAACTAGAGAAATGTAAATATTGATAGAACAGGGACGCAAGATGTCAAATGTGAGTACAGGTCAAACTACTCGAGTCAAGTAACTAAAAAGTCTTATCGATTATGTACATGAAAAGGATAGTATGTGCCTCTGGAACACAAAAACTCCCCAAAATTTACATTCTTTGGGCACGGCTGGGCACGACACAAAACGTGTTCCAACAGAAGCATCACCAACCTAGATGGCACAGGCCAAGGACATCATCCAGTGACCAAAGACTACATTAAGTGACTAATGGTTGCCTTTGTCACTGGCAAAAGAAGACGTAGACATGTCTTGGTTTGATCTCTGTCTAGGCACTATAAATTTGACCAATATCGCCTCCAAATGGAATCATGGCAACCTTCTGAACGGCTCGGCTGCAATACGGAGTGGCTACCCATATTGATGCCCACGAACATACGGGACTCTGTCAGATAGATTTGTAGATCTGCTGGCGAAGGGTGTTTGGATTTAATGCCTTATTGATGCTGAAAATGTGTCAAGCATGCGCAGTTAAGATAAGGTTACAGGAACACAATGTATAATTCAAAGCATATGAAAGCAAGAACAAAATGTCTAACCTGCACAGTTTATTTCCAGAAGGTGAAAATTTGTGGACAATCCATTCTGGAATAATTTCTTCCAATAGTTTTAGCTGCTCCTCAATTTCACCTGTAAATACAATTCAGTACTCCATAAATTTTTCTATACTATATGTTATACGGAGTACCCTTTTGTCTCGTGAAAGATAATGTTGATGTAATGTGAGACCAACTCACTTAAGTTATAAATAATACCCATACGCATAAACTCACTAAGATAATTACTATCCCATTTAAATCTCATTTTGGTCAATATCACGATAACAGTATATTGGGACAGCTGCATATGGGAATATTAATATACTATTGGGTAACGGAACTTGTAACTGTCCAAGCTTACTTTCATCAGTTATGTCTGAATGACAGACAGTCAGGTTGCGAATCAGGGCCTCTTTTCTAATAGCTGAAGATTTAGGGTTCTGGAACAATAATTGGATCCTGTCAAACATCTTTGGCAGGTTGACTATCATCAGTTTCCTCTTTGATTGTTCTACCTTTTTCTTCTCTTCCTCCTTTAGCTGCACAGATGCACAGTAGCCATGAACATCAAAATAAGAAGTGGGGAGAGACGTGCCCTAAGCAGGACAACAGCGTTGATACTGGACATgtgaaatattaataatattaccaAATGTAATAGATTCTCTGGAAGGACATCAACTATGTCTGAGCAGTCAGCCTCATCTAACTGAAGCTCAATGTTCGTACTCTTTGAAGGACCTTCAAACATAAGTGACCTGGCGCAAGACGGGCGGTTGGTGACATCACATGCTGATCTGGTGTTACCATTATCTGGAGTACGCTTACACATTTTCGGTGTCTGGAGGGATGGTGTGGCTGGCATCATTGTAGCTCCAACTGATTTTATAGGCGTTGCCTGAGTTTTGGCAACATGAAAAGAGCATGTGTCATGATCCATCGAAGACTTCTGTTTTATTTGAGCTGCAGGTTGCCTAGATTGTGCGGCTCCAGATACCGGGATGACAGATTTTGACTCACTGTCATTGGGATTCGAGGTAGATATAGATGGTGAATGGTAAGGCACTGATGAACTTTGAATAGTTCTTTCAATTCGACTACCCAAGCCTTTTTTTGAAAAATGCTTTTTGAATGATATAGATAAGTGAGATGCTTGTGCTTGGCCGCTTTCTTTAGACTCCGAGTATTTATGCGCGGTTGTGGAAGAGCTTGATTGTTTGATGGTATTTAACATCTGATCCTGCTTTCGTTGATTGAAAGGCTCTGGCAGTTCTTTCTCTGGTATCTCAGTTCCCTAGGACATAGACAGCGAATGTGGTCTTAGTAACTTGACAAAGTATTGGTAAACTGATATAAAGATCAAACCCCATAAAAGAGAAAAGTAGCCAGCAGCTCATCTACATGAATTTAATTGCATTTTATAGTCTCGATTGCTGCTATACTGGCAGGAAAACTAATTTTCAGCTGAAGGCGTCTCATCATTATACAGAGACCAATTTCCTGGCATTGGGAGGGAAAGTCGGAAAGACCGGAAGCAAAGAAGCTACACCTCAAACAGACACGTCACAAACATATCCTTCCTTTCAGAGAAGGAGGAAGGGAGAAAAATGTCATATCGAGAATCAGTCCTTATCCTCAAATGGTAGTCAGTGGACCTTAGGAAAGCATCTATAATTCTGTCTTTAGAAACTTGGCAACCTAGTCTAGAGATCATACAGAATTTGGTACTGTTTATTGGTTATAACCATTCAATGCTCAATAAAGCTTCCTATCCTGAGCTCCGCAAGCAAGTTTTTGAACAAAGTGAAATTTCAAGGTACTTCTAAGAGACATGTACAAAGCAACGTGCACTCTTACCTCGGGATGGGCTTTAAGGAATTGCAAAAGCCGTGAGACTAGACGGTGTCTAAGGCATGAGTATCTCTTTCCTCGTTTCCTTTTGTTGGAACCAGTTATTGTGAGATGAAGATCATACTTCATACAGCGAGTTTCCTCGTCAGGGAATAAGACCTTCCCAATTCCAATCTCATCTGGCAAAAGAAACTTTAATTGCGCCAAATGTTGATGAGTAAACCTCCTGGATTACATTTATACATCAAAATCCACCAATGCCTAAAATTTTTCTAGATATCAAGCCATTACCAATGCAATATATTAAAGTATTATCACAACGGAGAACTTCAGTGTGGTGACTGGTGACAAAAGAACCATCAACCGAACATGACATTTTCATAACCCCATCGACTTCAAGTTCCATCCCAAAACCATTTGACAACCAAAGGACTAGTGAACTCAGTATACTTCCTCAACTCTCTCATCAATAATCCATGTGAAATATTTAAATGTAGCATATGAACGAGATACAAGCTCCTCCGCGCATTTTTGATGTCAGAACCCTCACGAAAGCTCTTACAGGCCACTCAACAACATCTTCCAATTGCGCTCCCAACTTCGCAAAACAAACTCTTGAGCATCATAAATACACTGTGAGACGTTCTTTTTATCGGTTAAATACTCGCTCATTATTATCAACAAATAAGTTTGTGTATATAGAAAAGAAGTGTCTCACACTCAATGTTGTCAAGATCGGgatcctactttggatcgatgagcTTCCTAAGATcgaatcgtagaatcgtaagatcctacagATTAACTTTAATACATAATTGTGTTATCAAAATATATTAAAATATCGTACTTAAATCTCAAAACACTACTATCTTAGCATGTGCCTACTAACTATTCTGGTTTATAGTAGATTTCTATTttaaaagtcatatataaaattttagtaatagtAAAAATTGAAATGGTAATAATGTAGGATCTGGTCGTGTAATCGTAGGATCGGGTTAAGATTCTACTTTAAAAAAAATTTGACACAAGTTGAATCGCAAGATCCTACCTAGGATCGGGATCGGTCACCACTTtttggatcgtagaatcgtaagatcctacaatCCGGATCGGGATTTTAACAACAGTCTTAGCACAATTGATAACCTTTAAGGTTTTCTACAAGGATTTACAATATCTCAAATACTCTGTACATGTCAATTTTCCTCCATCCCTCAACCCCTCCTTCACTCTCCAAAGGCGGAAACGGTTTCGCAACCATCCTAACAACAATGACATCCAACCTATCCTTACAATGACACAAACATAtgcacaacaaaaataaaacacacAAATCGTGTCACATCGAAAcatg
Protein-coding sequences here:
- the LOC141623130 gene encoding CDT1-like protein a, chloroplastic is translated as MASMKPLPSDPLKSPAKPSPSDQISIATPIKLSDPHSRTRHNRRPLQLPDKYEMLLKAFDALDASLKLLRLRKSVPVFSKVRVMIETISERRFTHQHLAQLKFLLPDEIGIGKVLFPDEETRCMKYDLHLTITGSNKRKRGKRYSCLRHRLVSRLLQFLKAHPEGTEIPEKELPEPFNQRKQDQMLNTIKQSSSSTTAHKYSESKESGQAQASHLSISFKKHFSKKGLGSRIERTIQSSSVPYHSPSISTSNPNDSESKSVIPVSGAAQSRQPAAQIKQKSSMDHDTCSFHVAKTQATPIKSVGATMMPATPSLQTPKMCKRTPDNGNTRSACDVTNRPSCARSLMFEGPSKSTNIELQLDEADCSDIVDVLPENLLHLLKEEEKKKVEQSKRKLMIVNLPKMFDRIQLLFQNPKSSAIRKEALIRNLTVCHSDITDESEIEEQLKLLEEIIPEWIVHKFSPSGNKLCSINKALNPNTLRQQIYKSI